In Bacteroidota bacterium, the DNA window GGATGGCGCTCGTGGCCGCGCCGGCTGTCTTGCTGATGGATGAGCCCTTCCGGGGCTTGGATAGCGAGAGCCTCGAAGCTGCCACGACACGTTTTGAAGCGCTAAAGAAAAAAGGGAGCCTGATGGTTATTGCCAGTCATCGTAAAGACATGTTGTCCTTGCTTTGTGACAGCTATATTGATCTGGCCTCCCACCAAACCCAACAACCCTCCAATACCACCGCATGAATCCTCCTGCGTCTCTTTCGGACATCGACTGGTCTACCTGGCAAGCCAAAGACACCGCTACCCTTGCGTTTGTCATCAAAGAAGGGCAGATTTTGCTCATCAGAAAAAAACGTGGTCTGGGCGCCGGCAAAATCAATGGCCCCGGGGGCCGGCTGGAGGCCAATGAAACCATCGTGGCGTGTGCCATTCGCGAAGCGCAGGAAGAGCTCGGTATCACACCGATCAATCCGGTAAAGCGGGGAGAATTGAAGTTTCAGTTTGCTGACGGATACTCGATTCACGTCCATGTTTTTCGTGCAGAAGACCTGGAAGGAACGCCCATAGAAACAGATGAGGCCATTCCTATTTGGGCCGGCCTCGATGCTGTTCCTTATGATGAAATGTGGGAAGATGACGAGATTTGGATACCACACCTGATTGCCGGCCGTACCTTTGCCGGCCGCTTCATTTTTGACGATGACAAAATGCTCGACCACGTCCTTGATGCATTTGAAAACGACGCGCCGATGCCATGATCGAATGTCCGTCTTGTGCACTTGACATCGAACGCAACACAGAAACTTGCCCATACTGCGGGTATGAGATTCCAGTACAAAAAGCTGGGTTGAATTACATTGCTGTTCTGGCTGTGCTTCTACTGTTGTGGCCGCTTTTCAAACTCATCACGTACCTTCTAGCCTAACCGTCTGATTTACTGCTGGATCTTTCGCTTGCAATTGGCACCTGCCTTTTTGCATTTTTCTGATACCCTAAAGCAATTTTAATACTACCGTGCGCACATTGCCCATCCCGGATACGCTGCTCGGCGGCCTGAGCATCGAAGCCTTTCTCGAAGAGTACTGGCAGAAAAAACCACTGTTGATCAGGGGCGCGTTGTCTGCGTATACGTCGCCCATCAACAAAGAAGACCTGATGCAAATTGCTTGCGAAGATGACGCTGTCGCACGCATTATTCTGGAAAAAGATGGCGATTATCCATGGCAGTTGCTTTACGGCCCGTTTGAGGAAGACTTTCATGACATGCCCGTATCGCACTGGACCTTGCTCGTCCAGGAAGTAAACCGCTATGTGCCGGAAATAGCACAGCTGCTGGACGCATTCAGGTTTATCCCGTCTTGGCGCGTTGATGATGTGATGGTCAGTTACGCACCAGAGCATGGCGGTGTTGGCGCGCACGTTGACAACTACGATGTATTTCTCCTCCAGGCGATGGGCCATCGTCGCTGGCAGATCATGAATGATCCCATCAAGGAAGAAATCCTTGTGCCAGATCTTGATGTGAGCATGCTGCAAAACTTTCGCCCGGAAGAAGACTGGGTATTGGCACCTGGCGACATGTTATACCTCCCCCCCCGCGTTGCGCATAAAGGGGTCGCGCTGAATGAATGTATGACGTACTCGGTTGGCTTCAGGGCGCCTTCGCACAGCGACATCCTGTCGAATTACCTTGGGTACGTTGCTGAGCA includes these proteins:
- a CDS encoding 8-oxo-dGTP diphosphatase; the encoded protein is MNPPASLSDIDWSTWQAKDTATLAFVIKEGQILLIRKKRGLGAGKINGPGGRLEANETIVACAIREAQEELGITPINPVKRGELKFQFADGYSIHVHVFRAEDLEGTPIETDEAIPIWAGLDAVPYDEMWEDDEIWIPHLIAGRTFAGRFIFDDDKMLDHVLDAFENDAPMP
- a CDS encoding cupin domain-containing protein; the protein is MRTLPIPDTLLGGLSIEAFLEEYWQKKPLLIRGALSAYTSPINKEDLMQIACEDDAVARIILEKDGDYPWQLLYGPFEEDFHDMPVSHWTLLVQEVNRYVPEIAQLLDAFRFIPSWRVDDVMVSYAPEHGGVGAHVDNYDVFLLQAMGHRRWQIMNDPIKEEILVPDLDVSMLQNFRPEEDWVLAPGDMLYLPPRVAHKGVALNECMTYSVGFRAPSHSDILSNYLGYVAEQIDPLLRYSDPDLQMPAHPSEIDAQALARIRKVIQSALHEDRLIDEWFGQFVTEPKRDVYAFPLDEPVQADAIRQYLEGGGQLKRFSGATFAFITEESGDAQLFVSGMSLLFPAPIAASAPMLCEAPELSQKSMAVFLESETFLELVVDLVNEGFLEMAA